A single window of Cololabis saira isolate AMF1-May2022 chromosome 24, fColSai1.1, whole genome shotgun sequence DNA harbors:
- the LOC133425142 gene encoding protein NLRC3-like: MLVAVCKKQLKSKLQKKYQCVSEGITEAGNPTLLEQIYTELYITEGGTGEVNKEHEVRQIEAASRKPDGAETAIRQEDIFKPPPGRGGPIRTVMTKGVAGIGKTVLTQKFSLDWAEGRTNQDIKFLLPFTFRELNRLGEEKFSLVELVHHFFSKTIEICSFEEFQIVFIFDGLDESRLPLDFHNSTIISDPRKSTSVDVLLTNLIRGNLLPSARLWITTRPAAANQIPPECVSMVTEVRGFTDPQKKEYFRKRFRDKKQSSRIISHIKTSRSLHIMCHIPVFCWITATVLENVLETREGGELPKTLTEIYIRFLVIQAKLKKVKYDGGAETDQHWSPESRKMVESLGKLAFEQLQKGNLIFYESDLRECGIDVREASVYSGVFTQIFREESSLYQDQVFCFIHLSVQEFLAALHVHQTFIKSGVNLLQEQRNTSRWFKTRAETDLCQTAVDKALQSPNGHLDLFLRFLLGLSLETNQNLLRGLLEPKQRSSQNNQETVEYIKKKISEDLSAERSINLFHCLNELNDRSLVEEVQESLRSGLLSTDELSPAHWSALVFILLSSEEDLEEFDLKRFSASEEALQRLLPVVQASKKVLLSGCNLSGNICPLLSSVLSSQSSSLTELDLSNNDLQDSGLEQLCPGLESPHCHLEVLKLV; this comes from the exons ATGTTGGTTGCAGTTTGTAAAAAGCAGCTGAAGTCTAAGCTGCAGAAGAAGTACCAGTGTGTGTCTGAGGGGATCACTgaagcaggaaacccaacccttctggagcagatctacacggagctctacatcacagagggagggaccggagaggtcaacaaagaacatgaagtcagacagattgaagcagcttccaggaaaccagacggagcagaaacagccatcagacaggaagacatctttaaacccccacctggaagaggaggaccaatcagaacggtgatgacgaagggagtcgccggcatcgggaaaacagtcctaacacagaagttcagtctggactgggctgaaggcagaaccaaccaggacatcaagttcctgcttccattcaccttcagagagctgaataGGCTGGGCgaggagaagttcagcttggtggaactagttcatcacttcttctctAAAACCATAGAAAtttgcagctttgaagagttccaaatcgtgttcatctttgacggtctggatgagagtcgacttcctctggacttccacaactctACAATCATCAGTGACCCCAGAaagtccacctcagtggacgtgctgctgacaaacctcatcagggggaacctgcttccttctgctcgtctctggatcaccacacgacccgcagcagccaatcagatccctcctgagtgtgtctccatggtgacggaggtcagagggttcactgacccacagaagaaggaatacttcaggaagaggttcagagataAGAAGCAGAgcagcaggatcatctcccacatcaagacatcacggagcctccacatcatgtgccacatcccagtgttctgctggatcactgctacggtcctggagaacgtcctggaaaccagagagggaggggagctgcccaagaccctgactgagatttACATCCGCTTCCTGGTgatccaggccaaactgaagaaggtcaagtatgacggaggagctgagacggatcaacactggagtccagagagcaggaagatggtggagtctctgggaaaactggcttttgagcagctgcagaaaggaaacctgatcttctatgaatcagacctgagagagtgtggcatcgatgtcagagaggcttcagtgtactcaggagtgttcacccagatctttagagaggagagcagcctgtaccaggaccaggtcttctgcttcatccatctgagtgtccaggagtttctggctgctcttcatgtccatcagaccttcatcaagtctggagtcaacctgctgcaGGAACAGAGAAACACCTCCAGGTGGTTTAAAACAAGAGCAGAGACTGACCTCTGTCAGAcagctgtggacaaggccttacagagtccaaacggacatctggacttgttcctgcgcttcctcctgggtctttctctggagaccaatcagaacctcctacgaggtctgctggaaccaaaacaaagaagttcacagaacaatcaggaaacagttgaatacatcaagaagaagatcagtgaggatctgtctgcagagagaagcatcaacctgttccactgtctgaatgaactgaacgatcggtctctggtggaggaggtccaagaATCCCTGAGATCAGGACTTCTCTCCACAGatgaactgtctcctgctcattggtcggctctggtcttcatcttactgtcatcagaagaaGATCTGGAGGAGTTTGACCTGAAGAGgttctcagcttcagaggaggctcTACAGAGGCTGCTTCCGGTGGTccaagcctccaagaaagttct GTTGAGTGGCTGTAACCTCTCAGggaacatctgtccacttctgtcctcagttctcagctctcagtcctccagtctgacagaactggacctgagcaacaacgacctgcaggattctggactggagcagctgtgtcctggactggagagtccacactgtcacctggaggtTCTCAAGTTAGTATGA
- the LOC133425408 gene encoding NACHT, LRR and PYD domains-containing protein 3-like: protein MDQCEDERVPLLREQKRGREAQRAELRPTEGSSGPGPESSGESCCSISASVSWCCNLCSKRADSPESEPVCAAGPGPGPAPAPEPGPGPGPETEPGPGPGPGPGPGPEPEPEPGPGPGPEFEPGSAPYPNPEQGPSSDYNSQLLTRDDVTSDYQNDFREVMTSGIDKDIEVKRWLKGTLENLDSRGLKEFQWYLVNADQSKDGFKPIPLCRLEHADRLDTVDLMMQRFSSKTREVAETVLKKLKSDKEKPVPVPDPVSPAGATEINVAMMMSDFVKKVSKQILTELLEALLSDGVLDDRDKKSILEENHTRVNKASCLVNIVMQKEEEVCNKMINHLQTINPSLSSELNVSAGLSAAGTLKSKLQKKHQHVFEGILKAGKKTLLEQIYTELYITEGGTGEVNKEHEVRQIEAASRKPDRAETSIRQEDIFKPPPGTDEPIRTVMTKGVAGIGKTVLTQKFSLDWAEGRTNQDIQFLLPFTFRQLNVLREKKFSLVELVHGFFSETKGICNFEEFQVVFIFDGLNESRLPLDFHNNEVLTDVTESTSVDVLLTNLIRGNLLPSARLWITTRPAAANQIPPECVSMVTEVRGFTDPQKEEYFRKRFRDEEKTSRIISHVKTSRSLHIMCHIPLLCWITATVLENVLKRETRDGGELPKTLTEMYIHFLVVQAKLKKVKYDGGAETDPHWSPESRKMVESLGKLAFEQLQKGNLIFYEPDLRECGIYVREASVYSQITQIFREESSLYLGHVFCFIHLSVQEFLAALHVHLTFIKSGVNLLEEERNTETDLYQSAVDKTLQSPNGHLDLFLRFLLGLSLETNQNLLRGLLEPKQRRSQNNQETVKYIKKKISEDLSAERGINLFHCLNELNAGYLVEQVQESLRSGRLSTEYLSPAQWSALAFILLSSEDLEVFDLKKFSASEEALRRLLPVVKASKKVLLSGCNLSGNICPLLSSVLSSQSSSLTELDLSNNDLQDSGLKKLCPGLESPHCHLESLRLSGCLISEEGSSSLVSALTSNPSHMRELDLSYNHPGESAGKLLSRLEDPCWRLDTLRVEPAGQRWLTPGGLRKYSCQLTIDTNTVHNKIKLSNNNRKMTHVNEVQSYPDHPDRFESRYQLLCREVLTGRCYWEVQRSGRVSVSVSYRRISRKGTSKDCLFGGNHHSWKLDCYDGGRYHVLHKNRITPSSSSSSSVSDRVAVYVDVPAGTLSFYSVSSDRPIHLHTFNTTFTEPLYPGFWLWSGSSVNLC from the exons AGCAGAACTCCGGCCTACAGAAGGTtcttctggacctggacctgaatccaGCGGAGAGTCCTGCTGTTCCATCTCAGCAAGCGTGTCCTGGTGCTGCAATCTCTG CAGCAAGAGAGCCGACTCTCCAGAATCTGAACCTGTATGtgcagcaggaccaggacctggacctgcacctgcaccagaacctggacctggaccaggaccagaaactgaaccaggacctggcccaggaccaggacctggacctggaccagaacctgaacctgaaccaggaccaggacctggacccgaGTTTGAGCCTGGATCTGCTCCTTATCCCAACCCTGAACAAGGTCCTTCCTCTGATTACAA CAGTCAGCTTCTAACACGTGACGATGTGACGTCAGATTACCAGAATGACTTCAGGGAAGTGATGACCTCCGGGATTGACAAAGATATT gagGTAAAGAGGTGGTTGAAGGGCACTTTGGAGAATTTGGACTCCAGGGGGCTGAAGGAATTCCAGTGGTACCTCGTGAATGCAGATCAATCAAAGGATGGTTTCAAACCGATCCCACTTTGTCGTCTGGAGCATGCGGACAGATTGGACACAGTAGATCTGATGATGCAgagattctcctcaaagacCAGAGAGGTGGCCGAGACAGTTTTAAAGaagttaaaaagtgataaag AAAAACCTGTGCCTGTTCCTGATCCAGTCTCTCCAGCTGGTGCAACAG AGATAAATGTTGCCATGATGATGAGTGACTTTGTAAAGAAAGTGTCTAAACAAATCCTGACGGAGCTCTTGGAGGCCCTCTTAAGTGACGGTGTCTTGGATGACCGGGACAAGAAGTCGATACTGGAGGAAAACCACACCAGAGTAAATAAGGCCAGCTGCCTTGTCAACATTGTGATGCAAAAGGAAGAGGAAGTCTGCAATAAAATGATCAATCATCTTCAAACCATAAATCCTTCACTTTCCTCTGAGCTGAATGTGTCTGCCGGTCTATCTGCCGCAG GTACGTTAAAGTCTAAGCTGCAGAAGAAGCACCAGCATGTGTTTGAGGGGATCCTTAAAGCAGGAAAGAAaacccttctggagcagatctacacggagctctacatcacagagggagggaccggagaggtcaataaagaacatgaagtcagacagattgaagcagcttccaggaaaccagacagagcagaaacatccatcagacaggaagacatctttaaacccccGCCTGGAacagatgaaccaatcagaacggtgatgacgaagggagtggccggcatcgggaaaacagtcctaacacagaagttcagtctggactgggctgaaggcagaaccaaccaggacatccagttcctgcttccattcaccttcagacagctgaatgtgctgagagagaaaaagttcagcttggtggaactagttcatggattcttctctgaaaccaaaggaatctgcaactttgaagagttccaggtcgtgttcatctttgacggtttgaatgagagtcgacttcctctggacttccacaacaatgaggtcctgactgatgttacagagtccacctcagtggacgtgctgctgacaaacctcatcagggggaacctgcttccttctgctcgtctttggatcaccacacgacccgcagcagccaatcagatccctcctgagtgtgtctccatggtgacggaggtcagagggttcacggacccacagaaggaggaatacttcaggaagaggttcagagatgaggagaagaccagcaggatcatctcccacgtcaagacatcacggagcctccacatcatgtgccacatcccactcttgtgctggatcactgctacagtcctggagaacgtcctgaaAAGAGAAACGAGAGACGGGggagagctgcccaagaccctgacggagatgtacatccacttcctggtggtccaggccaaactgaagaaggtcaagtatgacggaggagctgagacagatccacactggagtccagagagcaggaagatggtggagtctctgggaaaactggcttttgagcagctgcagaaaggaaacctgatcttctatgaaccagacctgagagagtgtggcatctatgtcagagaggcttcagtgtactcacAGATCACACAGATCTTTAGAGAAGAGAGCAGCCTTTACCTGGGCCatgtcttctgcttcatccatctgagtgtccaggagtttctggctgctcttcatgtccatctgaccttcatcaagtctggagtcaacctgctggaggaagagagaaacacagagactgacctctatcagagtgctgtggacaagaccttacagagtcccaacggacacctggacttgttcctgcgcttcctcctgggtctttcactggagaccaatcagaacctcctacgaggtctgctggaaccaaaacaaagaagatcacagaataatcaggaaacagttaaatacatcaagaagaagatcagtgaggatctgtctgcagagagaggcatcaacctgttccactgtctgaatgaactgaacgctGGTTATCTGGTGGAGCAGGTCCAAGAGTCCCTGAGGTCAGGACGTCTCTCCACAGAGTatctgtctcctgctcagtggtcggctctggccttcatcttactgtcatcagaagatctggaggtgtttgacctgaagaagttctcagcttcagaggaggctctacggaggctgctgccggtggtcaaagcctccaagaaagttct GTTGAGTGGATGTAACCTCTCAGggaacatctgtccacttctgtcctcagttctcagctctcagtcctccagtctgacagaactggatctgagcaacaacgacctgcaggattctggactgaagaagctgtgtcctggactggagagtccacactgtcacctggagtctctcag gctgtcaggctgtctgatctcagaggaaggaagttcttctctggtctcagctctgacctccaacccctcccacatgagagagctggacctgagctacaaccatccaggggagtcagcagggaagcttctgtctagactggaggatccttgctggagactggacactctcag ggtggagcctgctggacaacgatggttgacaccaggaggtctgaggaagt attcctgtcaactcaccatcgacacaaacacagtccacaacaaGATCAAACTGTCTaacaacaacaggaagatgacacATGTGAATGAGGttcagtcatatcctgatcatccagacaggtttgagtCCAGGTaccagctgctgtgtagagaagttctgacgggtcgctgttactgggaggtccagaggaGCGGAagagtttctgtatcagtgagttacaggagaatcagcaggaaaggaaCCTCTAAAGACTGTTTGTTTGGAGggaaccatcattcctggaaGCTGGACTGTTATGATGGTGGTCGGTACCATGTCCTTCACAAAAACAGAATaacaccttcctcctcctcctcttcctcagtctctgacagagtagcagtgtacgtggacgttcctgctggaactctgtccttctacagcgtctcctctgacagaccgatccacctccacaccttcaacaccaccttcactgaacctctctatcctgggttctggctctggtctggttcttcagtgaatctgtgttga